From one Geoalkalibacter halelectricus genomic stretch:
- a CDS encoding glycosyltransferase family 2 protein, with translation MKLSVIVPAYRLAPYIHECLLSLLAQRTDFPFEVLVCNDASPDDTLAALQPLAEAFSNLRVLNNPENLGLIGTMGRLLAECRGQYIAYIDGDDLALPGKLQKQVDYLDGHPECGLVYHESQVFDSATGAILKHFSREYYNAAYIPQRANITHLIRYGVFLQAGSIMFRRHDRLQQSLQHGCRIICDYPWHIANAHYTGGTIDRLDEVLGRYRIHSSSFGAQTGRSLERRVTVTRELEQACRHAEALGIDAPIVAQGISHHRFSAALYFLRAGADELFIQMIEEAQCDGWYFDDRHRFAFEKRRFPEEVRAMLGWAA, from the coding sequence ATGAAGCTAAGCGTCATCGTCCCGGCTTACCGACTGGCTCCCTACATTCACGAGTGCCTGCTCAGCTTGCTGGCTCAGCGCACAGATTTCCCATTTGAAGTCCTGGTCTGCAACGATGCGTCTCCAGATGACACGCTTGCAGCCCTGCAACCCCTGGCCGAGGCGTTTAGCAACCTGCGGGTCCTGAACAATCCTGAAAATCTCGGTCTCATTGGCACCATGGGACGTCTTCTCGCAGAGTGTCGGGGCCAATACATCGCTTATATCGATGGCGACGATCTGGCGCTGCCCGGCAAATTGCAGAAACAGGTCGATTACCTGGATGGCCATCCCGAGTGCGGTCTGGTCTATCATGAATCCCAGGTGTTTGACAGCGCTACCGGCGCCATTCTCAAACACTTCAGCCGCGAGTACTACAACGCCGCGTACATCCCTCAGCGGGCCAATATCACCCACCTGATTCGTTACGGGGTTTTTCTGCAGGCCGGAAGCATCATGTTTCGCCGCCACGATCGTCTGCAGCAATCCCTCCAGCACGGTTGCCGCATCATCTGCGATTATCCCTGGCATATTGCCAATGCTCATTACACGGGCGGAACCATTGACCGGTTGGATGAGGTGTTGGGGCGCTACCGGATTCATTCCTCCAGTTTCGGCGCCCAGACCGGCCGCAGTCTTGAGCGGCGCGTGACCGTAACCCGCGAACTTGAACAGGCGTGCCGCCATGCCGAAGCGCTCGGGATTGACGCTCCAATCGTCGCCCAAGGCATTAGTCATCATCGCTTTTCCGCTGCCCTATATTTTCTGCGTGCTGGTGCCGATGAGCTGTTCATCCAGATGATTGAGGAGGCACAGTGCGACGGGTGGTATTTCGATGACCGTCATCGTTTTGCCTTCGAAAAACGTCGCTTTCCAGAGGAAGTCCGAGCAATGCTGGGGTGGGCAGCATGA
- the glf gene encoding UDP-galactopyranose mutase, whose protein sequence is MSEHYEALIVGAGFSGAVLAERLASQLGWRVLVVDKREHVGGNCFDECDEKGILVHRYGPHIFHTDHQQVVDYLSQFTAWRPYEHRVLASIDGQLVPLPFNLNSIDKLFTTSKARVLADALVENFGEGTRVPILKLRESSNPLLQELAGFVYDKVFLNYTTKQWGCRPEDISPEVTARVPVIVGRDDRYFADVFQAVPAEGYTKLFESILAHPKIDLRLKTDYADISKFNRETGEISLMGNTFKGVLIFTGMVDELFGFCHGELPYRSLRFDFQHHDQEFFQPTAVVNYPNEHTYTRITEFKHLSGQKNSGTSIVYEYPQPYDRQNPAANIPYYPVFDETGKKAYEHYEAALQGHAKVFAVGRLAQYRYLDMDDAVANALDVFASLSKFASKRRCLGWENT, encoded by the coding sequence ATGAGCGAGCATTATGAAGCCTTGATTGTCGGTGCCGGTTTTTCCGGCGCCGTTCTCGCCGAACGGCTGGCAAGCCAGCTTGGGTGGCGGGTTCTGGTGGTGGACAAGCGTGAGCATGTGGGGGGCAATTGCTTCGATGAGTGCGACGAGAAGGGCATCCTCGTCCATCGCTACGGACCACATATCTTTCACACGGATCATCAGCAGGTGGTGGACTACCTATCGCAATTCACCGCCTGGCGTCCCTACGAACACCGTGTCCTTGCTTCCATCGACGGGCAACTTGTTCCGCTGCCCTTCAATCTCAACAGCATCGACAAGCTTTTCACCACATCCAAGGCCAGGGTGCTTGCCGATGCTTTGGTCGAAAACTTCGGCGAAGGCACGCGTGTACCCATCCTGAAGCTGCGCGAGTCAAGCAATCCGCTGCTGCAGGAGTTGGCCGGGTTCGTTTACGACAAAGTGTTTTTGAACTACACCACCAAGCAGTGGGGATGCCGCCCTGAGGACATTTCTCCGGAGGTCACGGCGCGGGTGCCGGTGATAGTTGGTCGTGACGATCGCTATTTTGCTGACGTTTTTCAGGCGGTGCCAGCCGAGGGCTACACCAAATTGTTCGAGAGCATCCTGGCTCATCCGAAAATCGACCTGCGGCTGAAAACAGATTATGCCGATATTTCTAAATTTAACAGGGAAACTGGCGAAATCAGTTTAATGGGCAACACGTTCAAAGGCGTCCTTATCTTTACCGGAATGGTTGACGAACTGTTCGGATTTTGCCATGGAGAATTACCCTATCGTTCCTTGCGCTTTGATTTTCAGCACCACGATCAGGAATTTTTTCAGCCGACCGCCGTGGTCAACTATCCCAACGAGCACACCTACACCCGCATTACCGAATTCAAGCACTTGAGTGGGCAAAAAAACTCGGGAACCAGCATCGTGTACGAATATCCCCAACCCTATGATCGGCAAAACCCGGCTGCGAATATCCCCTACTATCCGGTTTTCGATGAAACGGGGAAAAAGGCCTATGAGCACTATGAGGCGGCCTTGCAGGGACACGCTAAGGTTTTTGCGGTGGGGCGGCTCGCTCAATATCGGTATTTGGACATGGATGATGCGGTTGCCAACGCATTAGATGTCTTCGCCAGTCTTAGCAAGTTTGCATCGAAAAGACGTTGCCTGGGATGGGAGAACACATGA
- a CDS encoding glycosyltransferase family 2 protein: MKQPAVTVVICNFNKREDVVRAVQSVHDSHNVQCTTLVIDNASTDGSQDLLRERFGDRIQLVELPCNIGGAGGFGTGMTRALAEPSEFVLLLDNDAFLEPDALAQMCDFLVQRPDVAVVGPAILFDQQRDLVQELGGRINERFVFHPNFRGSARTELPAAPYCCDYVPACCLLTRREVIDQVGVFDPSYFLYWDDVDWCSRVRQQTGMTIQGLPSAIAWHRGGSATNPIARYYQWRNRLKYFSAHLQPAQWPAFAVSFAEQVMMALVNSRLSGKENVVAAIEAALEDATARRFDRCQNTERFIAVKPRQPYTAKASAVVHECGHVFDAIGLQGVDYIQDAYGNRIGSLAATEAAALAKNCCDYARLIAASLATLAPCD, from the coding sequence ATGAAGCAACCGGCCGTTACAGTCGTCATTTGCAATTTCAACAAGCGTGAAGATGTCGTACGAGCCGTGCAGTCGGTTCATGACAGCCACAATGTCCAATGCACAACCCTGGTCATCGACAATGCGTCCACCGACGGCTCCCAGGATCTGCTCAGGGAGCGCTTCGGCGATAGGATACAGTTGGTCGAATTGCCTTGCAATATCGGCGGCGCGGGTGGCTTCGGTACAGGGATGACACGGGCACTGGCTGAACCTTCTGAATTCGTGCTGCTGTTAGACAATGACGCCTTTCTGGAGCCAGATGCACTGGCGCAGATGTGCGATTTCCTAGTACAGAGGCCGGATGTAGCAGTCGTTGGGCCGGCTATTTTGTTCGATCAGCAGCGGGATTTGGTGCAGGAACTTGGCGGCCGGATTAACGAGAGGTTTGTGTTCCACCCTAACTTCAGGGGCAGCGCCCGCACTGAACTGCCAGCTGCACCCTATTGCTGTGACTATGTGCCAGCCTGCTGTTTGCTCACCCGCCGAGAGGTCATCGATCAGGTCGGCGTTTTTGACCCGAGCTACTTTCTTTACTGGGATGATGTCGACTGGTGCAGCCGTGTCAGGCAGCAGACGGGCATGACGATCCAGGGATTGCCGAGCGCGATTGCTTGGCACCGCGGTGGCAGTGCCACCAATCCGATCGCACGCTACTACCAGTGGCGCAACCGCTTGAAATACTTTTCGGCCCACTTGCAGCCGGCGCAGTGGCCGGCCTTTGCCGTGTCCTTTGCCGAACAGGTCATGATGGCACTGGTCAATTCACGGCTGAGCGGGAAAGAAAATGTCGTTGCAGCCATCGAGGCCGCGTTGGAAGATGCGACGGCTAGACGTTTCGATCGCTGCCAAAACACCGAACGTTTTATTGCCGTCAAGCCTCGACAACCCTATACCGCCAAGGCTTCGGCGGTGGTGCACGAATGCGGACACGTTTTCGATGCCATCGGTCTGCAGGGGGTGGATTACATCCAGGACGCCTACGGTAATCGTATCGGCTCGCTGGCGGCCACAGAAGCCGCCGCGCTTGCCAAGAATTGCTGTGACTATGCGAGGCTGATCGCAGCCTCGCTTGCTACTCTGGCACCTTGTGACTGA
- a CDS encoding glycosyltransferase, which yields MTMVYEVNLATRGSIGIKKKMLGQAEAFSLHCRRVEVICLDRATIIGLTFVDGKNIARRELLHDVGIDEFFTAACRVLKDFLSGMDVFYFRFAPMRNAGLADCLRLVRESGYPVFLEVPTYPYIKELSEEHKQLDATFQPNLNALATTVFSPSVPSHLERLFGSPLVRMQNGIACNHLPIQKPSWDPQSFDMIAIGWLARWHGFDRVVHGLRNFARQMPGVRSHLHIVGEGPFQESLKDCVRQEGCGNQVTFWESTEGEELDAIFARCQLGIGSLGWHRTEVEHADTLKSREYVARGLPVVLSYDDTIGNAGLPGIFRVSADDRPIDLTEIYNQVREFFADGGPRIHWDYARTHYDWSLITRRQMETILSHISQSTNTIYS from the coding sequence ATGACGATGGTCTACGAGGTGAACCTTGCGACCAGGGGCTCCATCGGCATCAAGAAAAAGATGCTGGGCCAGGCAGAGGCTTTCAGTTTGCATTGCCGCCGAGTCGAAGTCATTTGCCTCGACCGGGCCACGATCATTGGCCTAACGTTTGTGGATGGCAAGAACATTGCGCGGCGAGAGCTATTGCACGATGTGGGTATTGACGAATTCTTCACAGCGGCTTGCCGTGTACTCAAAGATTTCCTTTCTGGCATGGATGTCTTCTATTTCCGTTTTGCACCCATGCGCAATGCTGGACTTGCAGACTGTCTTAGGCTGGTGCGGGAAAGTGGATACCCCGTTTTTTTGGAGGTGCCTACCTACCCATATATCAAAGAGCTCAGTGAGGAGCACAAGCAGCTAGATGCCACATTCCAGCCCAACCTAAATGCTCTTGCCACGACAGTTTTCAGTCCGTCGGTGCCATCGCACCTAGAGCGGCTGTTCGGCTCGCCTTTGGTGAGAATGCAAAACGGCATTGCCTGCAACCATCTGCCAATCCAGAAACCCAGTTGGGATCCACAATCCTTTGACATGATTGCCATCGGGTGGCTGGCCAGATGGCACGGATTCGACCGGGTAGTGCACGGATTGCGCAATTTTGCCCGGCAAATGCCAGGGGTGCGTTCTCATCTGCACATTGTGGGCGAGGGTCCCTTCCAAGAATCGCTCAAAGACTGTGTGCGGCAGGAGGGTTGTGGTAACCAAGTCACCTTTTGGGAAAGCACGGAGGGGGAGGAGCTTGATGCTATCTTTGCCCGTTGCCAATTGGGCATTGGCTCTCTCGGCTGGCACCGTACGGAAGTTGAGCATGCAGATACGCTTAAAAGCAGGGAGTATGTCGCCCGAGGGCTTCCGGTGGTACTGAGCTATGATGACACAATCGGCAATGCTGGACTACCCGGAATTTTTCGTGTCAGCGCAGATGATAGACCTATCGACCTGACAGAGATATATAACCAGGTCAGAGAGTTTTTCGCTGATGGGGGTCCTCGTATCCATTGGGATTACGCAAGGACTCACTACGACTGGAGTCTGATAACCCGTCGTCAAATGGAAACCATCTTGAGTCATATTTCACAGAGTACGAATACTATTTACAGCTGA
- a CDS encoding glycosyltransferase family 2 protein yields the protein MLLDIVICTYNRGNYLSKCLESLLNQVQSFENVGLFVVDNNSTDNTKKVVEGFQQKVTKVRYVSCLKQGLGFARNKAIEECNAEWLAFIDDDAYAEKNWLENILRIIHEGKFDAFGGVYYPWYAEGKVPWFKDCYETNDTWMPPGDEFRLTQGYFSGGNSVFNVGKLRAAGGFPVGIGMNGNFVGYGEEVATQRTMAINGSRLGFSRRLIIHHLVPMRKQRWQWAWKRSFASGRDFWAIYSKETTRENLFFYIKSSLFNTFRVTAMSLKLFLSGNHNFKCLLYESGKFAYISGLIFGYCQMEKL from the coding sequence ATGCTGCTTGATATAGTGATCTGTACCTACAATAGGGGTAATTACCTCTCCAAATGCTTAGAAAGTTTGTTAAATCAAGTTCAATCATTTGAAAATGTCGGGCTATTTGTTGTTGACAACAATAGTACCGACAACACAAAAAAGGTTGTTGAAGGATTTCAACAAAAGGTCACCAAAGTTCGTTATGTAAGCTGCCTTAAGCAGGGACTTGGCTTTGCTCGCAATAAAGCTATTGAAGAATGTAATGCAGAATGGCTCGCATTTATTGATGACGATGCTTATGCGGAAAAAAATTGGTTGGAAAATATTCTTCGGATAATACACGAGGGGAAATTCGACGCTTTTGGGGGAGTATATTATCCTTGGTACGCAGAGGGGAAGGTGCCTTGGTTCAAAGATTGCTACGAAACAAATGATACATGGATGCCTCCCGGTGATGAGTTTCGTTTGACGCAGGGTTATTTTTCTGGGGGGAATTCAGTGTTTAACGTTGGAAAACTCAGGGCTGCAGGAGGATTTCCAGTGGGAATTGGAATGAACGGCAACTTTGTCGGTTACGGCGAGGAAGTTGCCACCCAGCGGACCATGGCGATCAACGGTTCCCGACTCGGCTTCAGTCGCCGTTTGATTATTCACCATCTGGTACCGATGCGAAAGCAGAGGTGGCAATGGGCTTGGAAGCGCTCTTTTGCCTCGGGGAGGGATTTTTGGGCTATATATTCGAAGGAAACGACAAGAGAAAATCTATTTTTCTATATAAAGAGTTCGCTTTTTAACACTTTTAGGGTTACAGCAATGTCGTTGAAATTATTTTTGTCAGGGAATCATAATTTTAAATGTCTTCTCTATGAATCTGGAAAGTTTGCATATATTTCTGGACTTATTTTTGGATATTGTCAGATGGAAAAATTATAA
- a CDS encoding glycosyltransferase: MNFSIEKNRVVLFGAGSLLSKYIRWIEDIYHVVSVIDNDNKKHGHKIEGYHVFGHEKIMELNFEKIIITSMFFEEIRNQLISFGLIKENIISVYEDTYLHSHIVNGLSIEDRFKESRSFFSSLPDAGKRQDVLIIINSLGMGGAERALVDLLDKLDHKRYRFVLLALSGKGHYAKHINKKVPMHELLTSDESINFASSVFFSLSAKDLYLNIIGRRFDTCVSFLEGWSTYLVSEADCVRKIGWIHTDYSNNHWTKYIYLSLKNEAEVYSKLDSVVFVSKSGLDAFIEVFPDYRGHKTVIPNIFNNSAITLKSKDFFSFPEGICGKKVFVAVGRLVEVKGFKRLIRAFARLARVKNDIHLVIAGEGPQRKELEALVDDLSIQNHVTLLGRVENPYPLIKHGDFFISSSLAEGHPISIGEALLLERPVIATDCSGNREILNHGEFGLLVDSSEDGLYSGMLLAVTQDEFAEEYREKALSSHKRFNAENILEKVDNLLRFRANCPPANSISHFV, from the coding sequence ATGAATTTCAGCATTGAAAAAAATCGTGTCGTTCTATTTGGCGCAGGAAGTCTTCTTTCCAAATATATCAGATGGATTGAAGATATTTACCATGTCGTATCAGTTATAGACAATGACAATAAAAAACATGGTCATAAAATTGAGGGATATCATGTTTTTGGTCATGAAAAAATAATGGAACTAAATTTTGAAAAAATAATAATTACAAGCATGTTTTTTGAAGAAATTAGAAATCAACTTATTTCTTTTGGACTAATTAAAGAAAATATTATTTCTGTTTATGAAGACACCTATTTGCATAGCCATATAGTCAACGGATTATCCATAGAGGATCGATTTAAAGAGTCTCGAAGTTTTTTTTCATCTTTGCCGGATGCTGGTAAACGCCAAGACGTACTCATCATTATAAATTCTCTTGGGATGGGTGGTGCAGAAAGAGCGCTGGTTGACCTTCTGGATAAACTCGACCACAAAAGATATCGTTTTGTTTTGTTGGCCTTGTCTGGGAAAGGACATTATGCAAAACATATTAACAAAAAAGTACCCATGCATGAATTGTTGACGAGTGATGAATCCATAAACTTTGCCAGTTCTGTTTTTTTCTCACTGTCCGCAAAGGATCTTTATCTTAATATCATCGGGAGAAGATTTGACACATGCGTCTCTTTTCTGGAAGGCTGGTCGACCTATTTAGTCTCCGAAGCTGATTGCGTCAGAAAAATCGGATGGATACATACAGATTATTCAAACAACCATTGGACAAAATATATTTATTTATCCTTGAAAAATGAGGCTGAGGTTTACTCAAAATTGGATTCTGTGGTTTTTGTCTCTAAATCTGGCCTTGATGCTTTTATTGAGGTATTTCCAGACTATCGTGGCCACAAGACGGTCATCCCAAACATTTTCAATAACTCAGCAATAACTCTTAAATCAAAGGATTTTTTTTCCTTCCCAGAGGGTATCTGTGGAAAAAAAGTCTTCGTTGCCGTTGGGCGATTGGTTGAGGTGAAAGGGTTTAAAAGGCTGATACGTGCCTTTGCCCGACTCGCTCGTGTGAAAAACGATATTCATTTGGTCATTGCGGGGGAAGGTCCACAAAGGAAGGAGTTGGAGGCCCTGGTTGATGATCTTTCAATCCAAAATCATGTAACTTTGCTTGGCAGAGTCGAGAATCCGTACCCGCTGATCAAACATGGAGATTTTTTTATTTCCTCCTCCCTCGCCGAAGGACACCCTATTTCAATAGGCGAGGCGCTGCTTCTCGAACGCCCGGTTATCGCTACTGACTGCTCGGGGAACAGGGAGATTTTAAACCATGGCGAATTTGGCCTTCTGGTTGATAGCTCGGAAGATGGCTTATATTCCGGAATGCTATTAGCCGTTACTCAAGATGAATTTGCTGAAGAATACAGGGAAAAAGCTCTTTCCTCCCACAAAAGGTTCAATGCTGAAAACATTTTGGAAAAAGTCGACAACCTACTCCGCTTTCGAGCGAACTGTCCGCCGGCTAACAGCATATCCCACTTCGTTTGA
- a CDS encoding ParB N-terminal domain-containing protein, with product MNVSSRLGLDIFSPSGHPLGKLSPATLVSPKDLVTSKRLDLAVKYNFARFLNGKGRRHRVSSPDILYSSHIELRTGGVEPYGIFKKRSIEDYLSYFKIVNNQIREYGFDENEPIYVSSKTGLVLNGAHRLAVSIEQGIPLVPVVYDSNSEGRTWDFFWFLEAGFSRSDLAEIASNYLEITSKNYNAAIVWPSDNVHFHEVLKEIKERSGIIYVDCLDSQHNLKEFLFDVYSYDKGIDVGRTNDNILQKFGRLSEKSIKDIGLIIFETETFEDSIELRNDVRSIFKNRINGPDFDIIHSGCSPDERDHIANIILSIATLDSYKIRPELSQNLIEKIHVLRNWAKENSFSIDNLAVVGGAALDLYGQKKCDDIDIIMRYRDRRERWNDGSAQLSFGLDLAGFGYANHFKRESPPTDDEIISCRDMHVMARGVKFATLDTVLARKRYSHQKAKNREDIRNYALSRLKIPINLESDEAEALYIGKAAFEQLKKLAEKYHAEGKLHIASSYYRKITEEWPKSDYGWLGLGICAVQRGDMSYARDYLEKAAGLGTSKVARSLLSGI from the coding sequence TTGAACGTGAGTAGCCGTTTAGGCTTAGACATATTCTCCCCGTCCGGCCACCCCCTGGGAAAGCTCAGTCCTGCGACCCTGGTCAGCCCTAAGGATTTGGTGACCTCAAAACGCTTGGACCTTGCAGTTAAATACAACTTTGCTCGGTTTTTAAACGGAAAGGGACGACGCCACAGAGTTTCATCGCCGGACATTTTGTATTCGTCGCATATCGAATTGAGGACAGGAGGCGTCGAGCCCTATGGAATTTTCAAAAAAAGATCCATAGAAGACTACCTTTCTTATTTTAAAATTGTAAACAATCAAATTAGAGAATATGGATTCGATGAGAATGAGCCCATATATGTCTCCTCAAAAACAGGTCTCGTGCTGAATGGTGCTCACCGCCTTGCTGTTTCTATTGAGCAAGGCATTCCACTTGTTCCGGTTGTGTACGATTCCAATTCAGAGGGTCGGACCTGGGATTTTTTTTGGTTCCTCGAGGCAGGCTTTTCTCGTTCCGACCTTGCTGAAATAGCAAGCAATTATTTAGAAATTACCAGCAAAAATTACAATGCCGCGATCGTTTGGCCCTCTGACAATGTTCATTTTCATGAAGTTTTGAAAGAGATCAAAGAAAGATCGGGAATAATTTACGTCGACTGCTTAGACTCTCAACACAATTTGAAAGAGTTTCTATTTGATGTTTACAGTTACGACAAAGGAATTGATGTTGGGAGAACAAACGATAATATCCTACAAAAATTTGGACGTCTTTCGGAAAAGTCCATTAAGGACATAGGCCTTATTATTTTTGAAACCGAAACATTTGAAGACTCAATCGAATTAAGAAATGATGTTAGATCAATATTTAAAAATAGAATTAACGGCCCAGATTTTGACATAATACACTCGGGCTGCAGTCCTGATGAGCGCGACCATATCGCTAATATCATATTAAGTATTGCAACCCTTGACAGCTACAAAATTCGCCCTGAACTTTCGCAAAATCTTATAGAAAAAATTCATGTTTTGAGAAATTGGGCCAAGGAGAATTCTTTCTCCATTGACAACCTTGCAGTAGTTGGCGGTGCAGCGCTTGATCTGTACGGGCAAAAAAAATGTGATGACATTGATATTATAATGCGCTACCGCGATCGAAGGGAAAGATGGAATGACGGTTCCGCACAATTGTCATTCGGTCTTGACTTAGCAGGTTTTGGGTACGCCAACCACTTTAAGCGGGAGAGCCCACCGACGGATGATGAGATCATTTCTTGCCGTGACATGCACGTCATGGCAAGGGGTGTCAAATTTGCTACCCTTGACACGGTATTGGCGCGGAAACGATACTCTCATCAAAAAGCCAAAAATCGTGAAGACATTAGAAACTATGCTCTTTCAAGACTCAAGATTCCTATAAACCTCGAATCTGACGAGGCGGAAGCACTCTACATTGGCAAGGCGGCTTTTGAGCAGCTCAAAAAACTTGCCGAGAAGTATCATGCTGAAGGCAAGCTTCATATTGCGTCTTCTTACTATCGAAAAATAACAGAAGAGTGGCCTAAATCTGATTATGGGTGGCTTGGTCTTGGCATCTGTGCTGTTCAAAGAGGTGACATGTCCTATGCAAGAGACTACCTGGAAAAAGCAGCAGGCCTCGGAACAAGCAAAGTGGCTAGAAGTCTTCTCTCTGGAATTTAA
- a CDS encoding nucleoside-diphosphate sugar epimerase/dehydratase, producing the protein MKINSKSKKLIIFGIGKGGQHGFKFFKKNYNIIAFCDNNSKMYGEYFFNIPVIGPYDIERYDFDEIAICSSYKNEIYEQLVSELGFSPNKINILDNDILIFGPGKPFLFYGLSFLIFLGLTSILALLIFNLFL; encoded by the coding sequence ATGAAAATAAATAGTAAATCAAAAAAATTGATAATTTTTGGAATTGGAAAAGGCGGCCAACACGGCTTTAAATTTTTCAAAAAAAACTACAATATAATTGCATTCTGCGATAACAACTCAAAAATGTATGGAGAATATTTTTTTAATATTCCTGTTATTGGTCCTTACGATATTGAAAGATACGATTTTGATGAAATTGCAATCTGCAGCAGCTATAAAAATGAAATATATGAGCAGCTTGTTTCCGAACTCGGTTTTTCCCCTAATAAAATCAATATATTAGACAATGATATTTTGATTTTTGGCCCAGGAAAACCATTTTTGTTTTATGGATTGAGTTTTTTAATTTTTCTTGGGCTGACTTCTATTTTGGCATTGTTGATTTTCAATCTTTTTTTATGA